A genomic stretch from Acidobacteriota bacterium includes:
- a CDS encoding pitrilysin family protein, whose amino-acid sequence MRKHIWLAAAALPLLALSLGAAFTKEDIKVHSLANGLKVLLVEDHNIPSVALYTFFRVGSRNERPGLTGVSHFIEHMMFNGTPAVGPGEFDRRMEFRGGSNNAYTGDDFTAYTDWFPPAALEAMIAMEADRIQGLAFVPEVFESERGVIASERRLGVDNDNDALLSETVRATSIMAHPYHWDVIGWMSDILSWRRDEVMAYYRTFYAPSNAILVVVGDIEPAKTMALIEKYYGPVKSSPPPPPVTTVEPPQIGPKAVLMRKEAQVPSFLAVWHGPSVKDPDFLPLSILAKPLLEGESSRLYRRLVREEELAIDVGGGIQETIDPQLFTIYIKPRPGADLDRIERVLEEELAKVRTGGITPQEFDKALNIIRTGFYQGLQTAAGRANQLGATEVLYGDFARLFTIMDDYAAVKVDRVREAAAKYLVETNKTVGRLVPEGGAK is encoded by the coding sequence ATGAGGAAGCACATCTGGCTCGCGGCCGCGGCTCTGCCGCTCCTGGCCCTGTCCCTCGGGGCGGCCTTCACGAAAGAGGACATCAAGGTCCATTCGCTGGCGAACGGCCTCAAGGTCCTCCTCGTCGAGGACCACAACATCCCCAGCGTCGCCCTGTACACGTTCTTCCGCGTCGGGTCGCGCAACGAGCGGCCCGGACTGACCGGCGTCTCCCATTTTATCGAGCACATGATGTTCAACGGGACGCCGGCCGTCGGCCCGGGCGAGTTCGACCGCCGCATGGAGTTCCGGGGCGGCAGCAACAACGCCTACACGGGCGACGACTTCACCGCCTACACCGACTGGTTCCCGCCGGCCGCCCTCGAGGCCATGATCGCCATGGAGGCCGACCGGATCCAGGGCCTGGCCTTCGTCCCCGAGGTCTTCGAGTCCGAGCGGGGCGTCATCGCCTCGGAGCGCCGCCTCGGCGTCGACAACGACAACGACGCCCTGTTGTCCGAGACGGTCCGGGCCACCTCCATCATGGCCCATCCCTATCACTGGGACGTCATCGGCTGGATGAGCGACATCCTGAGCTGGCGCCGGGACGAGGTCATGGCCTATTACCGGACGTTCTACGCCCCGAGCAACGCCATCCTGGTCGTGGTCGGCGACATCGAGCCCGCCAAAACGATGGCCCTGATCGAGAAATATTACGGCCCGGTCAAGTCCTCCCCTCCCCCGCCGCCGGTTACGACGGTCGAGCCGCCCCAGATCGGGCCCAAGGCCGTCCTCATGCGCAAGGAGGCCCAGGTCCCGTCCTTCCTGGCCGTCTGGCACGGGCCGAGCGTCAAGGACCCCGATTTCCTGCCGCTCTCGATCCTGGCCAAGCCCCTGCTCGAGGGCGAGAGCAGCCGCCTCTACCGCCGGCTCGTCCGCGAGGAGGAGCTGGCCATCGACGTCGGCGGCGGCATCCAGGAGACCATCGATCCCCAGCTGTTCACGATCTATATCAAGCCCCGGCCCGGGGCCGACCTGGACCGGATCGAGCGGGTCCTCGAAGAGGAGCTGGCCAAGGTCCGGACGGGCGGCATCACCCCGCAGGAATTCGACAAGGCCCTGAACATCATCCGGACCGGATTCTACCAGGGCCTGCAGACGGCCGCCGGCCGGGCCAACCAGCTCGGCGCGACCGAGGTCCTCTACGGCGACTTCGCCAGGCTCTTCACCATCATGGACGACTACGCCGCGGTCAAGGTCGATCGCGTCCGGGAGGCCGCCGCCAAGTACCTGGTCGAGACTAACAAGACCGTCGGCCGGCTCGTTCCCGAGGGAGGTGCGAAATGA
- a CDS encoding CDP-alcohol phosphatidyltransferase family protein: protein MSAPESEYDFQRAMKRVSSYPFIHKFLPADRYLVRPPASLVVKAVFRTGITPNQLTLASFVFALLAGAAYVGGNHAFFALGGCLTLVSTIFDAADGMLARAKSMTSRYGAYLDLFLDRIADFAVMAGASAGYFRHSGSHAFLVFSLLTIGLYFLQLGLYYINLLYTRAEKNGEGAEAKSLAAVIIFLVSVAGHPELILAGVFLMAFPGVIIKLVRFLRKGRNPETPAAR from the coding sequence ATGAGCGCGCCCGAGAGCGAGTACGATTTCCAGAGAGCGATGAAGCGCGTCTCGTCCTACCCCTTCATCCACAAATTCCTTCCGGCCGACCGGTACCTGGTCCGGCCGCCGGCCTCTCTCGTCGTCAAGGCCGTGTTCCGGACCGGGATCACCCCCAACCAGCTGACCCTGGCCTCGTTCGTCTTCGCCCTCCTGGCCGGCGCGGCCTATGTCGGCGGGAACCATGCCTTCTTCGCTCTCGGCGGCTGCCTGACCCTGGTCTCGACGATCTTCGACGCCGCGGACGGCATGCTGGCCCGGGCCAAGTCCATGACCAGCCGCTACGGCGCCTACCTGGACCTGTTCCTCGATCGCATAGCCGATTTCGCCGTCATGGCCGGGGCCTCCGCCGGGTACTTCCGGCACAGCGGGAGCCATGCCTTCCTCGTTTTTTCCCTGCTGACGATCGGCCTCTATTTTCTCCAGCTGGGCCTTTACTATATCAACCTGCTCTATACCCGCGCGGAGAAGAACGGCGAGGGGGCCGAGGCCAAGAGCCTGGCGGCCGTGATCATTTTCCTCGTTTCGGTGGCCGGCCACCCCGAGCTCATCCTGGCCGGGGTCTTCCTCATGGCCTTCCCCGGCGTGATCATCAAGCTGGTCCGGTTCCTGCGGAAGGGCAGGAATCCGGAGACGCCT